CGTGAACACAGCCTCGCTGACAGCGGCCTTCTTCACTTCTGGAAGGGGCCTCTGCGCATCGCCACCCTTACCGCAGGCAGCGAGCATGAAGGCCGTCAGGGCCAAGGGGATCAGGTGTCGGTTGAGACGCACAGTCAAGACTCTGTCGGCCGCATTATGACGGCGCTCTTGATGCCAAAGGCTCAACTTGAGCAAGAATCGTCTCACCGGGAATCGACGCCGTGGGCGGACCTCTGAAACAGGATCTGTTCAGCCATCACGGCGAAGCAGCTCGGCAGCGGCAGGCTCCCCTCGCCGATCGCCTGCGGCCGCGCAATCTCGATGAATTCGTGGGTCAAGCAGCAATCCTTGCGGAGGGTCGCCTGCTGCGGCGAGCTATCTCAGCCGATCGTGTCGGCAATCTGATCCTGCATGGCCCGCCGGGAGTCGGAAAGACCACCCTGGCACGAATCATTGCCAACCACACACGAGCCCATTTCAGCTCTCTCAATGCCGTGCTGGCGGGCGTAAAAGACTTGCGCTCCGAAGTGACCTATGCAAGTCAGCGACTTGAACGCCATGGGCTGCGCACCATCCTGTTTATCGATGAGGTGCATCGCTTCAACAGCGCCCAGCAGGATGCATTACTGCCATGGGTGGAGAACGGCACACTCACCCTGATCGGTGCCACGACAGAAAACCCCTTTTTCGAAGTCAACAAGGCACTGGTCAGTCGGTCCAGGTTGTTCCGTCTGCAGAGCTTGGGCCCGGACGACCTCAGTCGTTTGCTGATGACTGCGCTGCATGACAAAGAGCGTGGCTATGGCGACCGTCATGTAGAGATCAGCGCTGAGGCCTCGGCCCATCTCGTCAATGTGGCGGGAGGTGACGCACGCAGCCTGCTCAATGCACTTGAGCTCGCAGTGGAAAGCACCCCTGAAAATCAGGATGGCGTGATCGCCATCGACCTTGGCATTGCTGAGGAATCCATTCAGCAGCGCGCCGTGCTCTACGACAAGCAGGGTGATGCGCACTTCGACACGATCAGCGCATTCATCAAATCCCTGAGGGGCTCGGACGCCGACGCAGCACTGTTCTGGCTGGCACGGATGATTGAAGCCGGTGAAAACCCCCGTTTCATTTTCCGGCGCATGCTGATCTCAGCTGGGGAAGACGTGGGCCTCGCGGACCCCCAGGCCGTGGTGGTGGTCGAAGCCTGCGCCGCGGCCTTTGAGCGCATCGGACTGCCGGAGGGACTGTATCCATTGGCCCAGGCAGCTCTCTACCTGGCATGCACTGAAAAAAGCAACAGCACCAGCGGCATGTTCGAAGCACTACGTCAGGTGCGTGAAGCACAGCGTCAGGAAGTGCCTGCCCATTTGCGCGACGCCAACCGCGATGGCGATGCCTTTGGTGACGGCAAGGGCTATCGCTACCCCCACGCTTTTCGTGAACACTGGGTGGCTCAGCAGTATTTGCCCAGTGCCCTTCAGGGTGAAGCCTTCTGGTCACCGAGTCGCCAGGGCTGGGAAGGACAACGACGCGAACGGATGCTGGAACGGCGCGCTGCTCAGCTCGCAGCCTCAGCTGAGGCTGTCGACGAACACCCTCTGTTGGTGAGCAGCGGACCGGAGCAACCACAGCTGGAGCGGTGGCTGCAACGTCAACTGTCCGTGGATGGCGAACGACAGCAGGAGCTGCGGCAGAAACTTTGGTCCGATCTCAGCTGGCAACGCACGGATCGCGTATTGATCCTTGGCGGGCGTTCGCTGCTCTGGTCGCTTGATCCCCTCGGAGCCGTGGCCGAAGGAGGACTCACGATTCTCTGTGCATCTTCAACAGAACAGCGACGACTGGGAGCACAGCTGCAGTTGCTTGATCCTCTCAATCATCCGGCCATGCTGGCCGATGCTTCCGACCTGGAACGACTGAGCCCGGACCACCAGTTCGAAGTGGTAGGCGGGCGGCTGAATCAGGAGGATCTCAATGGTCCTGACTTTGAAACGTTCTGGGCCCGGGTGAGCTCCCGCTCGACAAGCGGCGCTCAACTGAGGCTGTTGCTGAGTGAACCCCAACTTGGGCCAGCTGGGGGACTGCTCGAGCTGCTCATCAGTGAAAAGAAAGCGAGCACATCGATGTCATCACTGCAGACCCTGGCTGCTCTGGAATCCATCTGGCTGAGCCAAGAGGAACAGCGTCAGAGGCTACTGAGCCAGCTTGAGCGCTGCGGCTGGGTCACGAACCAGAGCAGCTGGCAAGAATCCCTGAAGCTCTCGGTTGAGCCGAGCCTGATCGAACGATGGCTCGGAGAAGACCGTCCTTACCGAAAGGCTCTTGAAAAAACCGGTGAAGCCAGTGAAACCGAACTATCAGAGCTGCGCCGAGAACTTTTACAGCAACGTGGCAACTATCTCCCCCAGAGTCTTCGTCACTGGCGAATCGAAGGTCGACTGGCCTGACACCTTCCATCAAAAGCTGTCATAAAAAAAGCTCCGGCAAAGCCGGAGCTGAAAGAAGAAAGTTGATGAACCCGCGAGGGTTCCCAACAATCACCAGAGGCCGCGAACAGGAGCGGTACGAACAGGCTCAGCGGGGAGGATCTGGTTGGCCTGCACGCATGCGGGCAGGAACACATACCAGGACAGCAGGGATGTGGACTGATCGCCACTGAGACCGTCCTTACAAACGTTCTGAGCACCGTCAGAAACGCCGTTGTCATTCAGACGGAAATCAACGGGCAGCTGCCTCATGATGCCGGCAGAGGAGATTTCTCCATCAGCTGCATCGAGGATGATGGCGGAGCGAAGAGCGACCACGGCGGTCTTCTTCTTCTGCCAGTAGGGGAAGTAGCTGCGAGTCTGGTCGTCCAGGAACTTCACGCCATCGGCGGAGTACAGGAAGCGAGAAACACCAACCAGATCTACGTCGTAGCTCTTGGTCATGCCCTCTTGGATTTCATCAGCAGTCCAACCGGAGTTGTTGATGCCAGCTTCAAGAGCACGGTCAGTGATTTCGCCATCGTTGAAGAACTTGGCGAAAGATGAGGCTTTGGTGGTCCAGACAGCGCCACCTGAGACCCAACGCACAGGGCGCTGAGTGCCAGCTTCAGCGGCGACAGCCAGAGTGGAAATGGAAGCGGCGGCGAGAGCGCCGGCTGCAAAACGGGTGAACACGGACGGCGAGAAAAGACGTCTTTTTAATCCTATCCATAGGAAAAAGACTTGCCAACAAAATCATCGCCTAAAAGCGCAGATGAGGACAAATTCGCCTCACAAGGACCACCTCAGCAAGACTCATGCATCTCAGTAGATGCATGGATCTCGCAGCGAAGCGTCGATGTTGATTCCTTCATTCAGTCGAGTCCATCCCAAACAGCATTCATGTCGATTGAGCTGAAGATTGTTCACGCTGCGCAGAGCAGACAGTCCTGCAGGAATTCCTTCTCGGACACGACAACCCCAAGTCGCCATTCCGCCTGAGACCACAACTGGGCAGCAACCTTGAGATTCAAACCTTGATGCACAGCAGTGCGAAGGTTGGAGCCCACCTCCCAAAAGCCAAGATCCTGCGCTAACGAACCTTGTTGCCACTTGATCGCAGCCTCCTTCAGCAGCCATCGGTCCAACACCTGCTGTCGCAGCTGGTCGCCTTCCAGCTCCATCAACTCACCCTGCTCGAACTCGGTGAAAAAACGGCGCACTAAGGCCGCCGCCGCATGGAGCTTTCGATCGGCACGCTCCAGGTCAACTCCAATGGGCTGTTGAGACCAACCCAGCAGACAGGCATCAGCACAGTGGCTGAGGCTGACATAACCCCACTCATCCGGAAGCTGAGGTGGAGCACCCGATGGTGCGGTCAGCGGCACCTCCAAAGGGTCAACACCGTGCAGGGTCGAGAGACAACTGCGCATCCAGCCGCGTGAGGCTAGGAACTGCTGTGCCCGAGACGCCGTCAGCCCTGCGGCACAAGCGCGCTCCTGGCTGCTCACAACAAGGTCGCCAGCCGGAGCATCAAGACCGATCTGCTGCATCCACAACGCAGTTACGCTGCCGCCGACAGTCCGGTTATCCATGACTCTGCAGATCGGCGATCCCGCCCCTGACTTCACACTTCCAGATGAGAACGGCGAGCCCCTCACGCTTTCATCTCTGAAAGGACAGCGAGTGGTGATCTATTTCTATCCCAAGGATGCGACGCCAGGCTGCACCAAAGAAGCTTGCAACTTCCGCGACCGCTGGAGCGATCTCAAGGCCAATGGCATCAAGGTGCTGGGCATCAGCAAAGACAACGCTGCATCGCACACACGCTTCATTGCCAAGCAAGAACTCCCCTTTACCCTGCTCACCGACGAAGAACCATGCGTAGTGGCCAGCAGCTACGAAAGCTACGGCCTGAAGAAATTCATGGGCCGTGAATTCATGGGAATGATGCGTCACACCTTCGTGGTGGATGCTGAGGGCAATATTGAGTTGATCTACAGAAAGGTCAAAGCCGATTCAATGGCTGATCAAGTGCTGAGCGATCTGGGGCTGGGCTGACCAGCTTCACCAGCGACTGCATCACCAGTTCAGGGGCATGATTCAGCTCAAGCCCCTGGGTCTGCAGAGCTTGCACCAGCAGCGGAGCATCACCGCCGCAGAGCCAAAGCGGAGAAGGATCAAGGTCCTGGGCTCGGAGAATCAAACCAACAAGACTTTCGATCACTCCCCGGCGCATCGCCTCACACGAATCCCTGGGGAACGACAGGCCATCGCAGGAATCCTGCCTCTGGTCGTCAGGATCTTTCAGCGCCTGAGTGCCTGCTGCCATGGCCTGCAACTGCAGCCTCAATCCGGCCGCAAGCCAGCCGCCATTGAAGGCACCGTCTGCAGTCACGCGCGTGAGGCTGAGCACGGTGCCAGCATCAACAACCATCAATGGGCCAGCCTCTGCTGACTGGGTCCAGGCGCCCCATCCCGCCAGCGCCCTGTCAATGCCAAGCCAGTCAGGCACATTGCGAAGCGGAATCGCATCCAGGCAGAGACGCCTGTCTGGCCTGAGCACGGAATGGGCAGGTACAGGTCCCACTGCCGCCCATGAACAAAGTGGTGGAGATCCCTCCAACAGCGACAGTTGCGGCTGGGAATGGCTGTAGCTCCAGACACCGCTCCTGGATTGCTCGGCCCAGTGCCAGCGACTATTGCCGATCAGCAGACAGCGCTGCTCAGAGGCCATGGTCAGATGCCATCGCCCATCACTCCGGGCACGTGGATTCCGCACTCCTGACGCTGTCCACCGAAGCGGGTGCCGCGGCCCTCAGACTCAAGGCCGTCTGGAGCACTGGAATGCCAGTCGCCAACCGTGGAATACCCCTGATCGAAGAGCGGATGCTGAGGCAGGTCATGCTCCTGCATGTAATAGAAGACATCCCGATTGGTCCAACGCAACAAGGGGCGTAGAGACAGACGCTCACGAATCGGATCGAGCACGGTCATGGTCTTGCGCAGCTCTGTCTGGCCGCGTCGCACACCACTGGCCCAGCAGCTCACCTCGCGTCCACTCAGTGCTTCCTCCAGCGGCTCCACTTTGCGGAGACGCAGATACAGATCGAGGTCCTGCTCTCGTCCGGTCTCCCAGAGCCTGCCGTGGACTGCTTCCATGCGGGCAGGAGACATCGAAGACTGCGCCACAACGAGCCGAGTGCCCAGTCGCTCGCAGAGAGTGCTGGCATAGCGATAGGTCTCTGCGGGCAGATATCCCGTGTCCACCCAGATCACAGGCACGGTCTCTCCTCCGGAGAGGCGGCTGAGCATGTGCAGCAAGACAGACGACTGAATCCCAAAGCTGGTGGTCATCGCGAAGCCAGACCCGAATCGATTGAGTGCCCACTGCAGACGCTGCAGAGGCTCCAGCGGCTCCAGCTCCGCGCGCAGGGTTTCGAGACCGGCAGCCGCCGTGCCGGAATCCACACCACCAGCGGTGCTGATCATGTCTTTGGTGCCCTGGCTCATGCACTCCATCCTCCAATGCCGAGGTGACCACAGGTCTGCCTATGGTTTCAACACGCACCAGAGAATGCCTTGACTCCCCCTGCCAGCGGGCAAATTCAACCGATCGTGGTGATCGGTGGTGGATTTGCCGGATTGTCAACGGCGCTTGCCTTCAGTCGCCTGCATCCAAGACCAGCGGTCGTGCTGATCGAACCTCGTGACCGCTTCGTCTTCGTTCCCCTGCTCTACGAATTAATGAGCGGAGAGCTGAAGGGATGGGAGGTTGCACCTGACTACGCATCATTGCTGCAGGGACATGGAATCAGTCACCTGCAAGACCGTGCCAGCTCCATCGACCTCGATGCCCGGTCCGTCACCACAGCATCGGGGCGCGCCCTGCATTACAGCCAGCTTGTGATCGCCACAGGTGCACAACCCGAAGACTTTGGAATCCAAGGAGTCCGGGACAACGCCCTGAATTTCCATACCCTCTCTGATTTACAACCTCTGCAGGAGCGAGTGCAGGAGCTGCGTCGGCGCCCATCTGGCACGAGCTCCCTGGTGATTGCTGGTGCGGGTGCCACTGGGGTTGAACTGGCTTGCAAGCTCGTGGACATGCTCAACGGTGCCGCCACA
This genomic window from Synechococcus sp. MIT S9220 contains:
- a CDS encoding AAA family ATPase, which codes for MKQDLFSHHGEAARQRQAPLADRLRPRNLDEFVGQAAILAEGRLLRRAISADRVGNLILHGPPGVGKTTLARIIANHTRAHFSSLNAVLAGVKDLRSEVTYASQRLERHGLRTILFIDEVHRFNSAQQDALLPWVENGTLTLIGATTENPFFEVNKALVSRSRLFRLQSLGPDDLSRLLMTALHDKERGYGDRHVEISAEASAHLVNVAGGDARSLLNALELAVESTPENQDGVIAIDLGIAEESIQQRAVLYDKQGDAHFDTISAFIKSLRGSDADAALFWLARMIEAGENPRFIFRRMLISAGEDVGLADPQAVVVVEACAAAFERIGLPEGLYPLAQAALYLACTEKSNSTSGMFEALRQVREAQRQEVPAHLRDANRDGDAFGDGKGYRYPHAFREHWVAQQYLPSALQGEAFWSPSRQGWEGQRRERMLERRAAQLAASAEAVDEHPLLVSSGPEQPQLERWLQRQLSVDGERQQELRQKLWSDLSWQRTDRVLILGGRSLLWSLDPLGAVAEGGLTILCASSTEQRRLGAQLQLLDPLNHPAMLADASDLERLSPDHQFEVVGGRLNQEDLNGPDFETFWARVSSRSTSGAQLRLLLSEPQLGPAGGLLELLISEKKASTSMSSLQTLAALESIWLSQEEQRQRLLSQLERCGWVTNQSSWQESLKLSVEPSLIERWLGEDRPYRKALEKTGEASETELSELRRELLQQRGNYLPQSLRHWRIEGRLA
- a CDS encoding alpha/beta hydrolase: MFTRFAAGALAAASISTLAVAAEAGTQRPVRWVSGGAVWTTKASSFAKFFNDGEITDRALEAGINNSGWTADEIQEGMTKSYDVDLVGVSRFLYSADGVKFLDDQTRSYFPYWQKKKTAVVALRSAIILDAADGEISSAGIMRQLPVDFRLNDNGVSDGAQNVCKDGLSGDQSTSLLSWYVFLPACVQANQILPAEPVRTAPVRGLW
- a CDS encoding 4'-phosphopantetheinyl transferase superfamily protein translates to MDNRTVGGSVTALWMQQIGLDAPAGDLVVSSQERACAAGLTASRAQQFLASRGWMRSCLSTLHGVDPLEVPLTAPSGAPPQLPDEWGYVSLSHCADACLLGWSQQPIGVDLERADRKLHAAAALVRRFFTEFEQGELMELEGDQLRQQVLDRWLLKEAAIKWQQGSLAQDLGFWEVGSNLRTAVHQGLNLKVAAQLWSQAEWRLGVVVSEKEFLQDCLLCAA
- the bcp gene encoding thioredoxin-dependent thiol peroxidase, translating into MTLQIGDPAPDFTLPDENGEPLTLSSLKGQRVVIYFYPKDATPGCTKEACNFRDRWSDLKANGIKVLGISKDNAASHTRFIAKQELPFTLLTDEEPCVVASSYESYGLKKFMGREFMGMMRHTFVVDAEGNIELIYRKVKADSMADQVLSDLGLG
- a CDS encoding type III pantothenate kinase, whose translation is MASEQRCLLIGNSRWHWAEQSRSGVWSYSHSQPQLSLLEGSPPLCSWAAVGPVPAHSVLRPDRRLCLDAIPLRNVPDWLGIDRALAGWGAWTQSAEAGPLMVVDAGTVLSLTRVTADGAFNGGWLAAGLRLQLQAMAAGTQALKDPDDQRQDSCDGLSFPRDSCEAMRRGVIESLVGLILRAQDLDPSPLWLCGGDAPLLVQALQTQGLELNHAPELVMQSLVKLVSPAPDRSALDQPLNRL
- a CDS encoding phosphoadenylyl-sulfate reductase is translated as MSQGTKDMISTAGGVDSGTAAAGLETLRAELEPLEPLQRLQWALNRFGSGFAMTTSFGIQSSVLLHMLSRLSGGETVPVIWVDTGYLPAETYRYASTLCERLGTRLVVAQSSMSPARMEAVHGRLWETGREQDLDLYLRLRKVEPLEEALSGREVSCWASGVRRGQTELRKTMTVLDPIRERLSLRPLLRWTNRDVFYYMQEHDLPQHPLFDQGYSTVGDWHSSAPDGLESEGRGTRFGGQRQECGIHVPGVMGDGI